Proteins encoded by one window of Chondromyces crocatus:
- a CDS encoding N-acetylmuramoyl-L-alanine amidase family protein, translating to MANQKKQAAATSTTGTTPDATVSSCPNEVVVVIDPGHGDVLRDKNPNNTLVDPGTTWPRDSQGKEPPGVPLTKEKDLALGISQAIRDNLKGKPHVKDVVLTREGDVTAQTVRHKWRKDVAMDHDARVFVSVHIETAWPNRSLQGQRTYWYPGPLRAQSEKLAQAIAAKYKTIAPLGTGYQERKERMGLIEFGAPYPVKAAVLIEAGMISNDGDRTTLHGQRGRIGAEIASGIADYIAKHITLLCQG from the coding sequence ATGGCGAACCAGAAGAAGCAGGCTGCAGCCACGAGCACGACCGGCACGACCCCTGACGCCACGGTGTCATCGTGCCCGAACGAAGTCGTGGTGGTCATCGATCCGGGGCATGGCGACGTCCTCCGGGACAAGAATCCGAACAATACCCTCGTCGACCCCGGCACGACCTGGCCGCGCGACAGCCAGGGCAAGGAACCGCCCGGCGTGCCGCTCACGAAGGAGAAGGACCTCGCGCTCGGGATCTCGCAGGCCATCCGGGACAACCTCAAGGGCAAGCCCCACGTGAAGGACGTCGTCCTGACCCGCGAGGGCGACGTGACGGCGCAGACCGTGCGGCACAAATGGCGCAAGGACGTGGCCATGGATCACGACGCGCGGGTCTTCGTCAGCGTCCACATCGAGACGGCCTGGCCCAACCGGAGCCTCCAGGGGCAGCGGACATACTGGTATCCAGGGCCGCTGCGAGCGCAGAGCGAGAAGCTCGCGCAAGCGATCGCGGCGAAATACAAGACCATCGCGCCGCTCGGCACGGGCTACCAGGAGCGGAAAGAGCGCATGGGGCTCATCGAGTTCGGCGCTCCGTACCCGGTGAAGGCCGCGGTGTTGATCGAGGCGGGGATGATCTCCAACGACGGCGATCGGACCACGCTGCACGGCCAGCGAGGGCGCATCGGGGCGGAGATCGCATCCGGGATCGCCGACTACATCGCGAAGCACATCACGCTGCTCTGCCAGGGGTGA
- a CDS encoding Uma2 family endonuclease gives MSEPARLLATTFAEYVAQERHRSTRHELVNGQVYAMAGGSPEHALIAMNIGAELRSALRGRGCKVFSSDVRIRVRATGLATYPDVSVVCGELARDPEDESTLVNPVLLVEVLSPSTEAYDRGEKFAHYRRLPSLREVVLVSQSRRRVELFRRNDDGSWTLYEADGSGALDLASVGCKLALDEVYLGVFAEDTAPAAR, from the coding sequence ATGTCCGAGCCCGCGCGTCTCCTCGCCACGACCTTCGCCGAGTACGTGGCCCAGGAGCGCCATCGCTCCACCCGCCACGAGCTCGTCAACGGCCAGGTCTACGCGATGGCCGGTGGCTCTCCGGAGCATGCCCTCATTGCCATGAACATCGGTGCCGAGTTGCGGAGCGCCCTCCGCGGGCGCGGCTGCAAGGTCTTCAGCTCCGACGTCCGCATCCGCGTCCGCGCCACCGGCCTCGCCACCTACCCCGACGTCAGCGTCGTGTGTGGCGAGCTCGCCCGTGATCCCGAGGACGAGAGCACCCTCGTGAACCCCGTCCTGCTCGTCGAGGTCCTCTCGCCCAGCACCGAGGCCTACGACCGCGGCGAGAAGTTCGCCCACTACCGCCGCCTCCCCTCGCTCCGCGAGGTCGTGCTCGTGTCCCAGTCCAGGCGCCGCGTGGAGCTGTTCCGTCGCAACGACGACGGCTCCTGGACGCTCTACGAGGCCGACGGCAGCGGCGCTCTCGACCTCGCTTCGGTCGGGTGCAAGCTCGCGCTCGACGAGGTGTACCTCGGCGTCTTCGCCGAGGACACGGCTCCCGCCGCGCGCTGA
- a CDS encoding nuclear transport factor 2 family protein, with protein sequence MRFLILTSLALGLNLLACGSDDGSSSGAGGNGAGGSAGTEGGGAANSTRDMDTLLDALGAADRETLTRLVDPAVIYVDTIGRVEGVDALVAHLTQRRMGWVRSSPVDAHHTIQRTRVRGTSAAPEDLLVTFQPPATGGSYSHIVLLPGDLPPVEQTGAISQAYQDAWTEAEPTARAALLETSWADDGYFVDPRNETTGRDALDQMIAGFLESGAGEIRPGSGTNEQHGVLHFAWNMFEGDKPVLHGVDVGFFAADGRISHILGFWGPLQHRDEEAEPPPPEPQP encoded by the coding sequence ATGCGCTTCTTGATCCTCACCAGTCTCGCCCTTGGATTGAACCTGCTCGCCTGCGGCTCGGACGACGGCTCCAGCTCGGGCGCTGGTGGCAACGGTGCTGGTGGCAGCGCCGGGACCGAAGGCGGCGGCGCCGCGAACTCCACCCGCGACATGGACACGCTCCTCGACGCACTCGGCGCTGCCGACCGGGAGACGCTCACCCGTCTCGTCGATCCCGCCGTGATCTACGTCGACACCATCGGCCGCGTGGAGGGCGTCGACGCGCTCGTCGCCCACCTCACCCAGCGCCGCATGGGCTGGGTCCGCAGCTCCCCCGTCGACGCCCACCACACCATCCAGCGCACCCGCGTTCGCGGCACCAGTGCTGCCCCCGAAGATCTGCTCGTCACCTTCCAGCCCCCAGCGACCGGCGGATCCTACAGCCACATCGTGCTCCTGCCCGGCGACCTTCCCCCCGTGGAGCAGACCGGCGCCATCTCGCAGGCCTACCAGGATGCCTGGACCGAGGCCGAGCCCACCGCCCGCGCTGCCCTCCTGGAGACCTCCTGGGCCGACGACGGCTACTTCGTCGACCCCCGGAACGAGACCACCGGCCGCGACGCCCTCGACCAGATGATCGCTGGCTTCCTCGAAAGCGGCGCCGGCGAGATCCGCCCTGGCTCAGGCACCAACGAGCAGCACGGCGTCCTGCACTTCGCCTGGAACATGTTCGAGGGCGACAAGCCCGTTCTCCACGGTGTCGACGTCGGGTTCTTCGCCGCCGACGGCCGCATCAGCCACATCCTCGGCTTCTGGGGTCCCTTGCAGCACCGCGACGAGGAAGCCGAGCCCCCGCCGCCCGAGCCGCAGCCCTGA
- a CDS encoding CocE/NonD family hydrolase gives MTSHAPLPDAHWSPALLERTRCRTTRPAIRESRYVTMRDGVRIAVDVYLPPGRGAADRLPTILRPTRYFRATAVRRPFHLLPVAELPDLYADARRRFLAAGYAWVDMDVRGSGASFGHQAYPWSREEVRDEGEVVEWIVTQSWSSGRVGALGVSYDGTASELLLTNAHPAVRAVAPMFSLFDAYADVAFPGGIHLSRFTESWGMFNAALDRNDNPAAMTMALWLTLRSAHPGGAAGRPTQERLLGAALDKIPEPALRAVVRGTLGAMLAGVRPVDEDRGGALLAAAIAEHARNFDVHAAMGRVRARDDRGLSAELPDETIDVCSPHQRAADLRASGAAVYGISGWRDGAYQRSAIHRHRTVGTPGSKLLLGPLCHGGKLYVSPGRPTRPTALDLDGELLRFFDLHLRERDDGIGSEPAVRYYTTGEEAWKSASSWPPPGAQARTLRLGAERALSWADEGNGADPGGSDEVTVDATLGTGERSRWRGLVSPLVQSDYADWGARKGRRVSYTSAPLPRDLEVTGHPLLTLAIAAGGPDVTVFAYLEEVMPDGSVHYVTEGQLRALYRAVEEQAPYQSAVPYHSFMSADATPLVHGQETELVFDLLPISHRFGRGSAIRLSIAAEDRDHFEAPPEGGGFRVLRGAGHASRLELPVMG, from the coding sequence ATGACTTCTCACGCCCCCCTGCCCGACGCCCACTGGTCCCCCGCCCTGCTCGAGCGCACCCGCTGTCGTACGACGCGTCCGGCGATCCGCGAGAGCCGCTACGTCACCATGCGCGACGGGGTGCGCATCGCGGTGGATGTCTACCTGCCACCGGGGCGCGGAGCCGCGGATCGGTTGCCGACGATCCTGCGGCCGACGCGGTACTTCCGGGCCACGGCGGTGCGGCGGCCATTCCACCTGCTGCCCGTCGCGGAGCTGCCGGATCTCTACGCAGACGCGCGGCGGCGCTTCCTCGCGGCGGGATACGCGTGGGTGGACATGGACGTGCGCGGGTCCGGGGCGTCGTTCGGGCACCAGGCATACCCCTGGTCGCGAGAAGAAGTGCGCGACGAGGGCGAGGTGGTGGAATGGATCGTCACGCAGTCCTGGTCGAGCGGGCGGGTGGGCGCGCTGGGCGTGTCCTATGACGGGACGGCATCCGAACTCTTGCTGACGAACGCTCACCCGGCGGTGCGGGCGGTAGCGCCGATGTTCTCACTGTTCGACGCCTACGCAGACGTGGCCTTCCCGGGCGGGATCCACCTCTCGCGGTTCACGGAATCGTGGGGGATGTTCAACGCGGCGCTCGATCGCAACGACAACCCGGCGGCGATGACGATGGCCCTCTGGCTGACGCTGCGCAGCGCGCACCCAGGTGGGGCGGCAGGGCGGCCGACGCAAGAGCGGCTGCTCGGGGCGGCGCTCGACAAGATCCCCGAACCGGCGCTGCGGGCGGTGGTGCGCGGGACGCTGGGCGCAATGCTGGCTGGCGTGCGCCCGGTGGACGAGGATCGCGGCGGGGCGCTGCTCGCGGCGGCGATCGCGGAGCACGCGAGGAACTTCGATGTCCACGCGGCGATGGGGCGGGTGCGCGCGCGGGACGATCGAGGGCTGAGCGCCGAGCTGCCCGACGAGACCATCGACGTGTGCAGCCCGCACCAGCGCGCAGCGGATCTGCGGGCCTCGGGCGCGGCCGTGTACGGCATCAGCGGGTGGCGCGATGGGGCCTACCAGCGGTCGGCGATCCACCGGCACCGCACGGTGGGGACGCCCGGAAGCAAGCTGCTCCTCGGGCCGCTCTGCCACGGGGGGAAGCTGTACGTGTCGCCCGGTCGGCCCACGCGGCCCACGGCGCTGGATCTCGACGGGGAGCTGTTGCGCTTCTTCGATCTGCACCTGCGCGAGCGCGACGACGGGATCGGGTCGGAGCCAGCGGTGCGCTACTACACGACCGGCGAGGAGGCCTGGAAGTCCGCGTCGTCGTGGCCGCCGCCCGGCGCGCAGGCGCGGACGCTGCGGCTCGGTGCGGAGCGGGCGCTGAGCTGGGCCGACGAGGGGAACGGAGCGGATCCAGGTGGCAGCGACGAGGTGACGGTGGACGCGACGCTCGGGACCGGAGAGCGCTCGCGCTGGCGAGGGCTGGTGAGCCCGCTGGTGCAGTCGGACTATGCAGACTGGGGGGCACGCAAGGGGCGGCGGGTGTCGTACACGTCGGCGCCGCTCCCGCGAGACCTGGAGGTGACGGGGCACCCGCTGTTGACGCTGGCAATCGCCGCAGGTGGGCCGGACGTGACGGTCTTCGCGTACCTGGAAGAGGTGATGCCAGACGGCAGCGTGCACTACGTGACCGAGGGTCAGCTCCGGGCGCTGTACCGCGCCGTGGAGGAGCAGGCGCCGTACCAGAGCGCGGTCCCGTACCACTCGTTCATGAGCGCGGACGCGACGCCGCTCGTCCACGGGCAAGAGACGGAGCTGGTCTTCGATCTGCTGCCCATCTCGCACCGCTTCGGGCGAGGAAGCGCGATCCGGCTTTCGATCGCCGCCGAGGATCGCGATCACTTCGAGGCGCCGCCCGAAGGGGGTGGCTTCCGGGTGCTGCGCGGCGCGGGGCACGCCTCGCGGCTGGAGCTGCCGGTGATGGGGTGA
- a CDS encoding alpha/beta fold hydrolase, translating into MPYLETRDRTTIFFNDWGAGPPVVLIHGWPLNADMWEYQSSYLARQGVRCIAYDRRGFGRSSQPWSGYDYDTFSDDLAALMEQLDLRDATLVGFSMGGGEVVRYLARHGSARVRKAVLVSAVPPFLLKTEDNTEGVEPAVFAEMVDKIMEDRPSFLAHFGKQFFGVGPLKHRVSSEMLEWTRNLALQASPQATRLCVAAFSTTDFRGDLPKVQVPTLVIHGDHDTTVPIDISGRVSARMIPGAELKVYEGAPHGLFITDKDKLNADLIEFIRR; encoded by the coding sequence ATGCCGTACCTGGAGACACGCGATCGGACGACGATCTTCTTCAACGACTGGGGCGCCGGGCCCCCGGTGGTGCTGATCCACGGGTGGCCGCTGAATGCGGACATGTGGGAGTACCAGTCGTCCTACCTGGCGCGGCAGGGGGTGCGCTGCATCGCGTACGATCGGCGCGGCTTCGGCCGGTCCAGCCAGCCATGGTCGGGGTACGACTACGATACGTTCTCCGATGATCTGGCGGCGCTGATGGAGCAGCTCGATCTGCGGGACGCGACGCTGGTGGGGTTCTCGATGGGCGGAGGCGAGGTGGTCCGCTACCTGGCCCGCCATGGGAGCGCGCGGGTGCGCAAGGCCGTTCTGGTGTCGGCAGTGCCACCGTTCCTGCTGAAGACGGAGGACAACACCGAGGGGGTGGAGCCCGCCGTGTTTGCGGAGATGGTGGACAAGATCATGGAGGACCGGCCCTCGTTCCTCGCGCATTTCGGCAAGCAGTTCTTCGGGGTGGGGCCGCTGAAGCACCGGGTGTCGTCGGAGATGCTGGAGTGGACGCGCAACCTGGCGCTGCAAGCCTCGCCCCAGGCGACGCGGCTCTGCGTGGCGGCGTTCTCGACGACGGACTTCAGGGGGGATCTGCCGAAGGTGCAGGTGCCGACGCTGGTGATCCACGGAGATCACGACACGACGGTGCCGATCGACATCTCGGGGAGGGTGTCGGCGCGGATGATCCCGGGCGCAGAGCTGAAGGTCTACGAGGGAGCGCCCCACGGGCTGTTCATCACGGACAAGGACAAGCTCAACGCGGATTTGATCGAGTTCATCCGGCGCTGA
- a CDS encoding D-Ala-D-Ala carboxypeptidase family metallohydrolase, with protein sequence MGQFDPFSSTPFAQQPGLQAPVFGSKSLLDPNTSGTPSTFSGKAVSPEPVDGDPTRFSKRMTDAGNEADQKLGDTQADGACSTCPFKVRLEHKSRYTKKYLDKEWVPWDAPFTFLIGQERVLSVRVAEPAGASATWKIEPVGDHSGVVKPATGTGNQFDYTPNADKRKPLASGSRSPNKPVEYKITATVTHNGGTQEVVETIKQDEKDIIRQEYVDFRTWFVGKKGDRFVLHVPLRNHVVAPSRPSLRTGNYSLVVDSATSELLAAVEANLGGKVTVNSGWRNPRRNQAVGGVTNSNHQHGGAVDMKPTVDGAGKPGGMYQIYNAALKSGGRAAILEHGGTAIYPTNKAVPAISDESPDKNNNGVPDTMDGKFAHATHVHIDRDPPNGGEDD encoded by the coding sequence ATGGGTCAATTCGATCCCTTCTCATCCACCCCTTTCGCCCAGCAACCCGGCCTCCAGGCGCCTGTCTTCGGGAGCAAGAGCCTCCTCGATCCGAACACGTCGGGCACGCCGAGCACCTTCAGCGGCAAGGCCGTCTCCCCCGAGCCCGTCGACGGCGATCCCACCCGCTTCTCGAAGCGCATGACGGATGCTGGCAACGAGGCCGACCAGAAGCTCGGCGACACCCAGGCCGATGGCGCGTGCTCCACCTGCCCCTTCAAGGTCCGGCTGGAGCACAAGAGCCGCTACACGAAGAAGTACCTGGACAAGGAGTGGGTCCCCTGGGACGCGCCGTTCACCTTCCTGATCGGCCAGGAGCGCGTGCTCAGCGTCCGCGTCGCCGAGCCCGCCGGTGCCTCGGCCACCTGGAAGATCGAGCCGGTCGGTGACCACAGCGGCGTGGTCAAGCCGGCCACGGGCACGGGCAACCAGTTCGACTACACCCCGAACGCCGACAAGCGGAAGCCGCTCGCCTCGGGCTCCCGGTCACCGAACAAGCCCGTCGAGTACAAGATCACCGCGACGGTCACCCACAACGGTGGCACCCAGGAGGTCGTCGAGACCATCAAGCAGGACGAGAAAGACATCATCCGGCAGGAGTACGTCGACTTCCGGACCTGGTTCGTCGGCAAGAAGGGCGACAGGTTCGTGCTCCACGTCCCCTTGCGCAACCACGTCGTTGCCCCTTCGCGTCCCTCGCTGCGCACGGGCAACTACAGCCTCGTCGTCGATTCGGCCACGTCGGAGCTGCTCGCCGCCGTCGAGGCGAACCTCGGCGGCAAGGTCACCGTCAACAGCGGCTGGCGAAACCCCCGTCGCAACCAGGCCGTCGGCGGCGTGACCAACAGCAACCACCAGCACGGTGGCGCCGTCGACATGAAACCGACCGTGGACGGCGCCGGGAAGCCGGGTGGCATGTACCAGATCTACAACGCTGCCCTCAAATCGGGCGGGCGCGCCGCCATCCTCGAGCATGGAGGGACGGCCATCTACCCGACGAACAAGGCCGTCCCCGCGATCTCGGACGAGTCCCCCGACAAGAACAACAACGGCGTCCCCGACACGATGGACGGCAAGTTCGCCCACGCAACCCACGTACACATCGACCGCGATCCGCCGAACGGTGGAGAAGACGACTGA
- a CDS encoding acyl-CoA thioesterase, giving the protein MDYVPPVAADLALDTAVTPVPEVPGAFTATLTPAWNWHLPAGGVLMTVGLRAIEAAIGDPSLQPVSATTLFCAPVPPGPVAIRVDLLRRGNATVQARASVRSLASQGTSGAPPGEGSAQRGLAASSLEPCGAPDFEVSATFARAREAFGIDVLDAAPPVVPSPAEAPPYLEPRRGGAGFPFLANFESKLALGKPFWRLGWEPGPARFARWMRYLVPQRRPDGTVDPLALPPIADLMPTALTQKLGPEGPRFMAPSLDLTVHFLDPSTSDWLLISTWVRRARAGYATGEVEIWGDDGRLLAYGNQTMMLRKPTPPTPPTP; this is encoded by the coding sequence ATGGACTACGTTCCGCCCGTGGCTGCCGACCTCGCCCTCGACACCGCCGTCACGCCGGTTCCGGAGGTTCCCGGCGCCTTCACCGCCACCCTGACGCCGGCATGGAACTGGCATCTGCCCGCGGGTGGGGTGCTCATGACGGTGGGCCTCCGCGCCATCGAGGCGGCGATCGGCGACCCCTCTCTCCAGCCGGTGTCGGCGACCACCTTGTTCTGCGCGCCCGTGCCCCCCGGGCCCGTGGCGATCCGCGTCGACCTCTTGCGCCGTGGAAACGCCACCGTGCAGGCCCGCGCGTCGGTGCGCTCTCTCGCTTCCCAGGGTACCAGCGGTGCGCCGCCCGGAGAGGGATCGGCGCAGCGAGGGCTCGCAGCCTCCTCGCTCGAACCATGCGGGGCGCCCGACTTCGAGGTGAGCGCCACATTCGCCCGCGCGCGGGAGGCGTTCGGCATCGACGTCCTCGACGCGGCGCCCCCCGTCGTCCCCTCACCCGCGGAGGCGCCGCCGTATCTGGAGCCACGGCGCGGCGGCGCAGGCTTTCCCTTCCTTGCGAACTTCGAGTCGAAGCTCGCGCTGGGGAAGCCGTTCTGGAGGCTCGGGTGGGAGCCCGGGCCGGCGCGCTTCGCCCGCTGGATGCGCTACCTGGTGCCGCAGCGGCGCCCCGATGGCACGGTCGATCCGCTGGCGCTGCCGCCCATCGCCGATCTCATGCCCACCGCCCTCACCCAGAAGCTCGGCCCCGAAGGGCCTCGGTTCATGGCGCCGAGCCTGGACCTCACCGTGCATTTCCTCGACCCTTCGACCTCGGACTGGCTCCTGATCAGCACCTGGGTGCGTCGGGCCCGGGCCGGTTATGCCACGGGGGAGGTGGAGATCTGGGGGGACGACGGGCGCCTCCTCGCATACGGCAACCAGACCATGATGCTGCGCAAACCCACGCCGCCCACGCCGCCCACGCCCTGA
- a CDS encoding YnfA family protein codes for MRPLVTLPLFALTALAEIVGCYLVFLWVRGARSPLLLAGAAVSLSLFAWLLSFHPSAGRAYAAYGGVYVASAVVWGWLVEKQTPDRWDLIGAAVCLVGMAIIAFAPRS; via the coding sequence ATGCGACCCCTCGTCACCCTGCCGCTCTTCGCCCTGACCGCACTCGCCGAGATCGTCGGCTGTTATCTCGTGTTCCTCTGGGTGCGAGGCGCGCGGTCACCGCTGCTGCTCGCTGGCGCTGCCGTCTCTCTCTCCCTGTTTGCGTGGCTTCTGTCGTTCCATCCGAGCGCGGGCCGCGCCTACGCGGCGTATGGTGGCGTCTACGTGGCGTCGGCCGTGGTGTGGGGGTGGCTGGTCGAGAAGCAAACGCCAGATCGATGGGACCTCATTGGCGCGGCGGTGTGCCTGGTGGGCATGGCGATCATCGCGTTCGCTCCGCGGTCCTGA
- a CDS encoding DMT family transporter — protein MTRRRSDIAAGAGLAALAALSFGLTTPVVERSGRGVGAFSTAAVLYAGASIAAFALGCVATPDSARLSRQHLGRLFAMAVFGAGVAPTLLAWGVQRSGATTGSLLLNLEAVFTVLLAWRFYREPLGRRVVVALLVMALGGVALTMNAASSVGFDGLGAAAITGATLAWALDNTLSRGLAEQDPSAVVASKGALGAALTGAIAWMTHDPWPRPGPALVLLACGATGYGLSLRLYLLAQRRMGAARTGSVFALAPFIGASLGWALGDQPLGPWTLLSASLFAVGVALHITERHEHHHVHPAMKHDHPHRHDDGHHDHVHDPPFFGEHTHAHHHHHVEHAHDHAPDIHHDHDHEHAHA, from the coding sequence GTGACACGCCGTCGGTCCGACATTGCAGCGGGCGCGGGGCTCGCGGCCCTGGCCGCCCTGAGCTTCGGGCTCACCACCCCGGTCGTCGAGCGCTCCGGGCGAGGTGTGGGCGCCTTCTCCACCGCTGCCGTGCTCTACGCGGGCGCTTCCATCGCCGCCTTCGCGCTCGGCTGCGTGGCCACGCCGGACAGCGCCCGGCTGAGCCGACAGCACCTCGGCAGGCTGTTCGCCATGGCCGTCTTTGGAGCGGGTGTCGCCCCCACCTTGCTCGCGTGGGGCGTCCAGAGGTCCGGCGCGACGACGGGCTCGCTCCTGTTGAACCTCGAAGCGGTGTTCACGGTACTCCTCGCGTGGCGCTTCTACCGCGAGCCTCTCGGCCGTCGTGTCGTCGTGGCTCTTCTGGTGATGGCCCTCGGTGGCGTCGCACTCACCATGAACGCGGCCTCCTCCGTCGGGTTCGATGGACTCGGGGCGGCGGCGATCACGGGGGCGACGCTCGCCTGGGCGCTCGACAATACGCTCTCCCGCGGCCTTGCGGAGCAGGATCCCTCGGCGGTGGTCGCGAGCAAAGGAGCGCTCGGCGCTGCGCTCACGGGCGCCATCGCCTGGATGACGCACGACCCCTGGCCGAGGCCCGGCCCCGCGCTGGTGCTGCTCGCCTGTGGCGCGACCGGCTATGGCTTGAGCCTGCGGCTGTACCTGCTCGCGCAGCGGCGCATGGGGGCAGCGCGCACCGGCTCCGTCTTCGCCCTCGCGCCGTTCATCGGCGCGTCGCTGGGGTGGGCCCTCGGCGATCAGCCGCTGGGCCCCTGGACGCTGCTCTCGGCCTCGCTGTTCGCGGTGGGGGTCGCCCTCCACATCACCGAGCGGCACGAGCATCACCACGTGCACCCGGCGATGAAGCACGACCACCCCCACCGCCATGACGACGGTCACCACGACCACGTGCACGATCCGCCGTTCTTCGGGGAGCACACGCATGCGCACCACCACCACCATGTCGAGCACGCGCACGATCACGCACCCGACATCCATCACGATCACGATCACGAGCACGCACACGCGTGA